A single Capricornis sumatraensis isolate serow.1 chromosome 20, serow.2, whole genome shotgun sequence DNA region contains:
- the LOC138096709 gene encoding placental protein 13-like: protein MDSLPNPYLQSVSLTVCYMVKIKANLLSPFGKNPELQVDFGTGTGQGGDIPFRFWYCDGIVVMNTLKDGSWGKEQKLHTEAFVPGQPFELRFLVLENEYQVFVNNKPICQFAHRLPLQSVKMLVVRGDIVLTSVDTL from the exons ATGGACTCCTTG CCGAACCCCTACCTGCAGTCTGTTTCCCTGACTGTGTGTTACATGGTGAAGATCAAAGCAAACCTTCTGTCTCCTTTTGG GAAGAACCCAGAGCTTCAGGTGGATTTCGGCACGGGTACTGGGCAAGGCGGCGACATTCCATTCCGTTTCTGGTACTGCGATGGCATCGTGGTGATGAACACTTTGAAGGACGGGAGTTGGGGGAAGGAACAGAAACTGCATACTGAGGCTTTCGTGCCAGGCCAGCCATTTGAGCTGCGGTTCTTGGTGCTGGAGAATGAATACCAG GTGTTTGTGAATAACAAGCCCATCTGCCAGTTTGCCCACCGCCTGCCCCTACAGTCTGTGAAAATGCTGGTTGTGAGGGGAGATATCGTGCTGACTTCAGTGGATACGTTATAA